The Mytilus trossulus isolate FHL-02 chromosome 3, PNRI_Mtr1.1.1.hap1, whole genome shotgun sequence genome contains a region encoding:
- the LOC134709541 gene encoding lipopolysaccharide-induced tumor necrosis factor-alpha factor homolog: MSTLQQSAGQDGQQQTVQGQPNLLNQSDQKNVQQALYVDQSYQPVQPMTYQAGQPLVYQAGQPIVNTAGQPMANQAGQPAIYQPGQPIMTQPGMVPFGQQMIVQNQYGQPVIVQGGVPMIMPMPIDPNSPAQNEHPVSTKCPHCQTDITTEIEYVVGSCTWLWCIMIGSMGFIVCCFLPFLWKGSKDVVHTCPNCKKEVGRFLRQQRSNTRVHAGGGHYRRRRRRRR; the protein is encoded by the exons ATGTCAACTTTACAACAAAGTGCTG GTCAAGATGGGCAACAACAGACAGTTCAAGGCCAGCCGAATCTACTTAACCAATCTGATCAGAAGAATGTGCAACAAGCGTTATATGTAGACCAATCATATCAACCCGTTCAACCAATGACTTATCAAGCTGGTCAACCACTTGTTTATCAAGCCGGACAACCAATAGTCAATACAGCTGGACAACCAATGGCAAATCAAGCTGGGCAGCCTGCTATTTACCAACCCGGACAACCAATTATGACTCAACCTGGTATGGTACCATTCGGCCAACAGATGATTGTTCAGAATCAATATGGACAGCCAGTCATTGTTCAAGGTGGTGTACCAATGATTATGCCTATGCCCATAGATCCCAACAGTCCAGCACAAAATGAACATCCCGTCAGTACTAAATGTCCACACTGTCAGACAGATATAACTACAGAAATAGAATATGTTGTAGGCTCGTGCACGTGGTTGTGGTGTATAATGATTGGTTCTATGGG ttttatagTTTGCTGCTTCTTACCATTTTTGTGGAAAGGTTCCAAAGATGTTGTTCACACTTGTCCTAACTGTAAGAAAGAAGTGGGTAGATTCCTTCGACAACAAAGAAGTAATACCAGGGTTCATGCTGGAGGAGGACATTATCGCCGTCGACGTCGTAGACGACGATAA